A segment of the Streptomyces sp. Tu 2975 genome:
CTGCTGCGCGACAGTGACATCGCCCGCCGCGTCCGCACCCACCTCCTCGACGCCGAGGAGTCCCTGCGTGAGGGCTACGCCTCCCTCGACCGTCGTGTCACGGCCGTCGAGCACTGCCTCGCCGGTGTCGGTACGGCCCTGCAGGAACTGGGGCCGGTGCTCAACCGGATGTCGGAGCGGCTCGACCGCCTCGACCACCGGCTCGACGCCACCAACCGGGTCGTCGCCGCGATGAGCAACCGGCTGTGCGAGCTGTCCGACGACATGGCCCGGATGGACGCCAGGATGGACGACTTCGCCCGTCAGTTGCGGGATCTTCGCCGTCGTAGGCACCGCTGATTAATCGGTGGCGCCGGACCGACCGGCCCGGCACAGTTGTGGGGCCGGGACAGCACATCTGTGCGACCGGCGTCACCGACCGGGAGAGGAGCGCGGCGATGACCGAGGGTTCGAGCCCGAGTCCGTCGTGCTCCCGTCGAGGCGGCACCCGGCAGGCCGCGGAGTAGTCATCACACTCCGCACGGCCGCCGGGCGGCCGCCCAGGGGGCGGCCGCTTCGAGCGCGCATCCGCGCGGGCCGCCCCCTCCCGGACACTCAGCCGGCGAGCAGGTGCTCCAGCACCACCGCGATGCCGTCGTTGTCGTTCGACGCGGTGATCTCGTGGGCCACGGCCTTCAGTTCGTCGTGCGCGTTCGCCATCGCCACGCCGTGCGCCGCCCAGCCGAACATCGGGATGTCGTTCGGCATGTCACCGAAGGCGATGGTGTCCGCCGCCCGCAGTCCCAGCCGCCGGGCGGCCAGCGACAGGCCGGTGGCCTTGCTCAGTCCCAGCGGCAGGATCTCCACGACGCCCGCGCCGGCCATGACGACGTCCACCAGATTCCCGACCGTCGCCCTGGCCGCCTTCGCCAGTTCGTCGTCGCCGAGCGTCGGGTGCTGTATGTAGACCTTGTTCAGCGGTGCTGCCCACAGGTCGGCGGGGTCGTGCATGGGCACGTACGGCAGCGGGCCTTCCAGCACCCGGTAACCGGAGCCGACGAGCACGTCGCCCTCGAGTCCGTCGCGGCTCGCGGCGAGCAGCAGCGGCCCCACCTCGGCCTCGATCTTGGACAGGGCGAGCCCGGCCAGCTGCCGGTCGAGCGTCACGGAGGTCAGCAGCCGGTGCTCGCCGGCGTGGTAGACCTGCGCCCCCTGCCCGCAGACCGCCAGACCGTCGTACCCGAGGTCGTCGAGGATGTGCCGCGTCCACGGCACCGCCCGACCGGTGACGATGATGTGCGCGGCGCCCGCCTCTGTGACCGCGGCGAGCGCGTCGCGCGTGCGCTGCGAAACCGTGTCGTCGTCGCGCAGCAGCGTTCCGTCGAGATCGGTGGCGACCAGCTTGTACGGGAAGGGGCGGGGCTCACTTGGCGATCGGCTCCAGCAGTTCACGGCCACCCAGATACGGGCGCAGCACCTCAGGAACCCGCACAGAACCGTCGGCCAGCTGGTGGTTCTCGAGAATCGCGACGATGGTGCGCGGCACGGCGCACAGTGTTCCGTTCAGCGTCGCGAGCGGCTGCACCTTCTTGCCTTCGCGCATACGCACGGACAGGCGGCGCGCCTGGAAGCCGTCGCAGTTCGAGGCGGAGGTCAGCTCGCGGTACTTCCCCTGCGTCGGGATCCACGCCTCGCAGTCGAACTTGCGCGACGCGGAGGCACCCAGGTCACCGGTCGCCACGTCGATCACCTGGAACGGCAGCTCCAGGGCGGTCAGCCACTGCTTCTCCCAGTCCAGCAGCCGCTTGTGCTCGGCCTCGGCGTCCTCCGGCGCGACGTACGAGAACATCTCGACCTTGTCGAACTGGTGGACGCGGAAGATGCCGCGGGTGTCCTTGCCGTAGGTGCCGGCCTCCCGGCGGAAGCAGGGCGAGAAACCCGCGTACCGCAGTGGCAGCTTGTCGGCGTCGAGGATCTCGTCCATGTGGTACGCGGCGAGCGGTACTTCGGACGTGCCGACCAGGTAGTAGTCGTCCTTCTCCAGGTGGTACACGTTCTCCGAGGCCTGGCCGAGGAACCCGGTGCCCTCCATGGCGCGCGGACGGACCAGCGCGGGCGTGAGCATCGGGATGAAGCCGGCCTCCGTGGCCTGCGCGATCGCCGCGTTGACGAGGGCGAGCTCGAGAAGCGCGCCGACACCGGTGAGGTAGTAGAAGCGCGAGCCGGACACCTTGGCGCCGCGCTCGACGTCGATGGCGCCGAGCGCCTCGCCGAGCTCCAGGTGGTCCTTCGGGGTGAAGCCCTCCGCGCCGAAGTCGCGGATCGTGCCGTGCGTCTCGAGGACGACGAAGTCCTCCTCACCGCCGACCGGGACGTCCTCGTGGACGAGGTTGCCGAGCTTGAGCAGCAGACGGCGGGTCTCTTCCTCGGCGTCGTTCTGCTCGGCCTCGGCGGCCTTGACGTCGCTCTTGAGCTGCTCGGCCTTCTTGAGCAGTTCGGTGCGCTCGTCCGGGGTGGCCCTGGGGATCAGCTTGCCGAGCGACTTCTGCTCGGAGCGCAGCTCGTCGAAGCGGAGGCCCGAGGACCTTCGCCGCTCGTCGGCGGAGAGCAGGGCGTCGACGAGGCCGACGTCCTCTCCACGGGCGCGCTGGGAGGCGCGGACACGGTCAGGGTCCTCACGGAGCAGGCGAAGGTCAATCACCCCACCAGGCTACCGGTGCCGACTCGCCCCACCCCACCCGATATCTAGGTGCGTGTCGCTTTGCCCGGATTGCGGGCAGTTGCCAGCATTAACAAAGGTGCGGCAAAACAAATCCCGCAGTGTCGAACAATCGAGGCTCTTTCGTCGAAAGGGTGCACGGGGATGCTTCCCGCCTCGACCCCGCACTCCCTGGCAGCCGCCCCTGGAGGGGCTTGTCCACAGGGATGCGCCGGCCCGTACAGTTATCCACAGCCTGTGTGCATGATCTGTGGATTACGGAAGTGATCATTCCGGCAGTGGTTCGCAGGGGCGGGAATTCGCATCTCAAACCGGCCTCACACACT
Coding sequences within it:
- a CDS encoding HAD family hydrolase; translation: MNCWSRSPSEPRPFPYKLVATDLDGTLLRDDDTVSQRTRDALAAVTEAGAAHIIVTGRAVPWTRHILDDLGYDGLAVCGQGAQVYHAGEHRLLTSVTLDRQLAGLALSKIEAEVGPLLLAASRDGLEGDVLVGSGYRVLEGPLPYVPMHDPADLWAAPLNKVYIQHPTLGDDELAKAARATVGNLVDVVMAGAGVVEILPLGLSKATGLSLAARRLGLRAADTIAFGDMPNDIPMFGWAAHGVAMANAHDELKAVAHEITASNDNDGIAVVLEHLLAG
- the serS gene encoding serine--tRNA ligase, which codes for MIDLRLLREDPDRVRASQRARGEDVGLVDALLSADERRRSSGLRFDELRSEQKSLGKLIPRATPDERTELLKKAEQLKSDVKAAEAEQNDAEEETRRLLLKLGNLVHEDVPVGGEEDFVVLETHGTIRDFGAEGFTPKDHLELGEALGAIDVERGAKVSGSRFYYLTGVGALLELALVNAAIAQATEAGFIPMLTPALVRPRAMEGTGFLGQASENVYHLEKDDYYLVGTSEVPLAAYHMDEILDADKLPLRYAGFSPCFRREAGTYGKDTRGIFRVHQFDKVEMFSYVAPEDAEAEHKRLLDWEKQWLTALELPFQVIDVATGDLGASASRKFDCEAWIPTQGKYRELTSASNCDGFQARRLSVRMREGKKVQPLATLNGTLCAVPRTIVAILENHQLADGSVRVPEVLRPYLGGRELLEPIAK